A genomic stretch from Fodinibius salinus includes:
- the mdh gene encoding malate dehydrogenase, with protein MKVTVVGAGGNVGSTVSMAVAQRDFAEEVVMVDIVQEKDGDKIYPSKGRALDQWESSPIHKFDTKLNGTVDYEDTAGSDVCVITAGVPRKPGMSRDDLLEINANIVQDVTEKLVKHSPNTIIIVVSNPLDVMAQVALETSGLDSSRVMGMAGILDTARYRSFLAEEIGVSPKDIQALLLGGHGDTMVPLPRFTTVSGMPIKQFIDDDKLEEIVERTKGGGGELVNLMGTSAWYAPGAAAAQMVEAIMLDQDRVFPCAANLNGEYGQEDLFLGVPVKLGKGGIKEIIEVDLNDEEQELLDESADHVHSVLKEFRQLMDK; from the coding sequence ATGAAAGTAACAGTAGTCGGTGCCGGTGGTAATGTCGGCTCTACCGTATCAATGGCCGTAGCACAACGCGATTTCGCCGAAGAAGTTGTAATGGTGGATATCGTTCAAGAAAAAGACGGCGACAAAATTTATCCCTCAAAAGGACGTGCCCTCGATCAGTGGGAATCATCGCCTATCCATAAATTCGATACCAAGCTTAACGGAACCGTTGATTATGAAGATACTGCCGGTTCTGATGTTTGTGTTATTACAGCCGGTGTTCCGCGCAAGCCGGGCATGAGCCGTGATGACCTGCTCGAAATTAATGCTAATATTGTTCAAGATGTGACGGAGAAACTTGTTAAGCATTCTCCTAACACCATCATCATTGTTGTATCCAACCCGCTTGATGTGATGGCGCAAGTTGCCTTAGAAACCAGCGGCCTCGACTCTAGCCGTGTTATGGGCATGGCCGGTATCCTTGATACCGCCCGATACCGTTCCTTCCTGGCTGAAGAAATCGGTGTTTCACCAAAAGATATTCAAGCACTCTTGCTTGGTGGACACGGAGACACCATGGTACCGCTGCCTCGTTTCACTACTGTTTCCGGTATGCCAATCAAGCAGTTTATTGATGACGATAAGCTCGAAGAAATTGTTGAACGCACCAAAGGTGGTGGAGGAGAGCTCGTCAACCTGATGGGGACTTCTGCATGGTACGCACCCGGTGCTGCTGCCGCACAGATGGTAGAGGCTATTATGCTCGATCAAGATCGTGTGTTCCCATGCGCTGCAAATTTAAACGGCGAATATGGGCAAGAAGACCTATTTCTCGGTGTTCCGGTGAAGCTTGGCAAGGGCGGAATCAAAGAAATAATCGAAGTTGACTTAAACGACGAAGAACAAGAACTTTTAGATGAATCAGCCGACCACGTTCACTCTGTACTTAAAGAGTTCCGTCAGCTGATGGATAAATAA
- a CDS encoding NAD(+)/NADH kinase, producing MTFAVIANPEKYSVKDPFIQLLQWSDDHGVQILFNADLQELYSGQQHAAAQPVANEKKAIDQADIIIALGGDGTMLYTARLMKNIQKPILGINSGRLGFMAYTQKENLEQAMQFLIEDNYRIDKRYLLEAEDDDGHIYHALNEFLFAKKDSTSMVNVQAEYDDMFINNYWSDGLIVASPTGSTAYNLSSDGPIVMPDSNVMVLTPINPHTLTTRPLVLSSNKALKVRVEQQDHEVLFSYDGQIKQIDSYPFEVKIKRSNFTVDLIELPTQNYFDTLRRKLMWGMDSRNGS from the coding sequence ATGACATTTGCGGTAATTGCCAATCCCGAAAAATACTCGGTTAAAGACCCCTTTATACAGCTGCTGCAGTGGTCAGACGATCACGGGGTACAAATCCTCTTCAACGCTGATCTGCAAGAGCTATATTCCGGCCAACAACATGCAGCGGCCCAACCAGTTGCTAACGAAAAAAAAGCTATTGATCAGGCAGATATCATTATTGCACTCGGTGGGGATGGCACCATGCTATATACAGCCCGACTGATGAAAAACATCCAGAAGCCAATTTTAGGCATTAACAGCGGTCGGCTGGGATTTATGGCCTATACGCAAAAAGAAAATTTAGAGCAGGCCATGCAGTTTTTAATAGAAGATAACTATCGTATCGACAAACGGTATCTTCTGGAGGCTGAGGATGACGACGGACATATTTACCATGCCCTAAATGAGTTTTTGTTTGCCAAAAAGGATTCCACCTCAATGGTGAATGTACAAGCTGAATATGATGATATGTTCATCAATAATTATTGGTCTGACGGTCTCATCGTCGCTTCACCCACGGGCTCTACGGCCTATAACTTATCGTCTGACGGTCCCATTGTGATGCCCGACAGTAATGTAATGGTGCTCACTCCCATTAATCCGCATACATTAACCACTCGTCCTCTGGTCCTGTCATCCAACAAAGCTCTGAAGGTACGTGTTGAACAGCAGGATCATGAAGTCTTATTTTCGTATGATGGGCAAATTAAACAAATCGACAGCTACCCTTTTGAAGTTAAGATCAAACGATCGAATTTTACCGTTGATCTAATTGAACTACCCACACAAAATTATTTTGATACGCTCCGTCGCAAGCTGATGTGGGGTATGGACTCACGGAATGGAAGTTAG
- a CDS encoding ABC transporter substrate-binding protein — protein sequence MKSLTTHHKLLIVLSILFLFTGCKQPETVVVDRSPTAAAPDDSVTTTSADDQAGFRQLSIGELQPIHTLDPLFADKASSMRAVQLVYEGLTRLNAQGNIVPGIAKSWQVNNDSTEFTFTIRQDIYYHDNDAFSTGTGRRLKASDVKYVFERMAKINVPPLAAQMFMNISGFNSYFQEQRMVYNPEERNLTGIDGIQIPNSRTVTFSLNDTDPKFLHKLATPLAAIYPSEAVGKSVTDFKAVGTGPFKFSKRDADSTLIFSKFRNYYESSAININRIDIKVYSSESDLFQSMSKGDLYLLPQLGPQLIKNLITDDGQLRNSYTNRYNLQKPGGSTIYAMRHNTNSTLSEAEAQNLKSLMSDSLAYFNQFPDRTVSPTSTNGSQSNRISSDSLDSVIYSSYSDNQFVRTFLGAFSQVLSSQNSSLRMLQIRAPSRDTGLFFTQHYPLISVKEWSTSPLFRFSVQQLALFRSEINGLQFNQHPWWIDVRGVELPAAENMTN from the coding sequence ATGAAATCATTAACTACTCATCATAAGCTGCTGATTGTTTTATCTATCCTGTTTTTGTTCACAGGCTGTAAACAACCGGAAACTGTAGTTGTAGATCGGTCTCCCACTGCTGCGGCACCTGATGACTCTGTTACTACAACTTCAGCTGATGACCAAGCAGGATTTCGCCAATTATCGATAGGTGAGCTACAGCCCATCCACACCCTCGACCCCCTCTTCGCTGATAAAGCCTCTTCGATGCGGGCTGTGCAACTTGTTTATGAGGGACTCACGAGACTAAATGCGCAGGGCAACATTGTTCCCGGTATCGCAAAAAGCTGGCAGGTTAATAATGATTCAACGGAATTTACCTTTACAATCCGGCAAGATATTTACTACCACGATAATGACGCCTTTAGTACCGGGACCGGCCGCAGGCTCAAAGCATCGGATGTAAAATATGTGTTCGAACGTATGGCCAAAATTAATGTACCCCCGCTTGCGGCACAGATGTTTATGAACATCAGCGGCTTTAACTCTTACTTTCAGGAACAGCGAATGGTTTATAATCCTGAAGAACGAAATCTTACCGGCATAGACGGAATCCAAATACCGAACTCCCGAACCGTTACCTTTTCATTAAATGATACTGATCCAAAATTCTTACATAAGCTGGCCACGCCGCTTGCTGCCATCTATCCCAGCGAAGCAGTGGGGAAATCTGTAACAGATTTTAAGGCTGTAGGTACCGGACCATTTAAGTTTTCGAAACGTGATGCTGATTCAACGCTCATCTTCAGCAAGTTTCGTAACTATTATGAGTCATCAGCTATAAATATCAATCGGATTGATATTAAAGTCTATTCTTCAGAATCAGATCTTTTTCAATCCATGAGTAAAGGGGACCTTTATCTACTGCCACAACTTGGTCCCCAGCTGATCAAGAATCTAATTACAGATGATGGACAGCTGCGCAACTCGTATACCAATCGCTATAACCTGCAAAAACCAGGTGGTTCCACTATATATGCCATGCGGCATAATACAAATTCAACATTATCCGAAGCAGAAGCGCAAAATCTAAAATCGTTGATGTCCGATTCGCTGGCTTATTTTAATCAATTTCCGGACAGAACAGTATCTCCAACATCAACTAACGGTAGCCAATCCAACCGTATATCCTCTGACAGCCTGGACTCGGTCATTTACTCTTCATACTCCGATAATCAATTTGTACGTACCTTCCTGGGAGCATTTTCACAGGTTCTTAGTTCACAAAATTCGTCACTTCGGATGCTACAAATCCGTGCACCTTCTCGAGATACCGGGTTGTTTTTTACCCAGCACTATCCGTTGATATCCGTCAAAGAATGGAGTACTTCACCGCTTTTTAGATTTTCTGTACAACAGCTTGCCCTTTTTCGCTCAGAAATTAATGGGCTTCAATTTAATCAGCATCCTTGGTGGATTGATGTTCGCGGTGTCGAACTGCCCGCCGCTGAAAATATGACTAACTAA
- a CDS encoding four helix bundle protein, translated as MSGVKKFEELECWKEARTLVKMVYELTLNPEFRKDFGLKDQIQRTSVSVMTNIAEGFARFSIKEFIRFLDYTQSSSEEVKSLLYVAFDLGYIDKQELEKTYQKASDVRNMTLSLIKYLRKSERAQ; from the coding sequence ATGTCAGGGGTCAAAAAGTTTGAAGAACTGGAATGCTGGAAAGAAGCCCGAACTTTAGTCAAAATGGTGTATGAACTCACACTCAATCCTGAATTTCGAAAAGATTTCGGATTGAAAGATCAGATTCAGCGTACCTCTGTTTCCGTAATGACAAATATTGCAGAAGGTTTTGCCCGTTTCTCTATTAAAGAATTTATTCGGTTTCTGGATTATACACAAAGCTCAAGCGAAGAAGTAAAGAGCTTATTATACGTGGCTTTTGATTTGGGATATATAGATAAACAGGAACTAGAAAAGACTTACCAAAAAGCTAGTGATGTTAGAAATATGACACTTTCTCTTATTAAGTACCTGAGAAAATCAGAACGAGCTCAATAG